In Ruminococcaceae bacterium R-25, a genomic segment contains:
- a CDS encoding DegV family protein with EDD domain: protein MKDMLRYLFKPSTNDREAIRSAYYESVQPTHVTMIITLLAAVIFMVMTFVYPPYFGGTTVLYHQICYAWVIIVAVIWLFGAHHAMKDFATRYRTIFVLNHFMGVTLFAWVISLMIVNYWARHTVDTTLFMTVALVVPLCVYFNPLVYFIVALTSNVAVVSFLYYAVTVGHIEPNLMANFLIFAVFQLVMGVIMSYTKFRLNEQLVTAEKQRKEIYMLNKSQNSFFSNMSHEIRTPINTIIGLNEMILREDVSEEVIEDAVNIKAAGKLLLNLINDILDMSKFQSGSMQLLIEPYHTGDMLSDIVGMLWIRAKDKKLDFNVDVSPDIPAELIGDEVRIKQVLINVINNAIKYTKEGSVSLTVQCEKKDDKTCNMIYMVSDTGIGIKSEDIPYLFSAFKRVDETTTKHIEGTGLGLSIVKQLVDLMGGKITVNSVYKKGSTFMIEIPQRIEREGSVGNYDFAKAGSTGRKKEYLPKFEAPEARILVVDDNEANLMVVSKLLRDTKVRIDTATSGSDALRKTLNIKYNVIFMDHLMPEMDGIECRRQIKEQTGGRCRETPIVILTANADEENRALYARENFDGYLAKPVSGDALENELYNHLPKEIVHITGNRSEIAEESISWMSGTRKRKSIVITSESVADLSPELIEKYGIAIIPHKVRTEEGLFKDGKEIETQGVLKYMEDPNRIVLPQGPTVREVEEFFAKQLAGANNVIHISISSKIEHSGYAPALEASKSFDNVFVIDSAHLSSGQGLMAVAAAQMAEKGLSAEQIVNELELCKKKIHTSFIVDNLDFLSRAGQVGNGTANIVKSLMGRPVLKLRKGKMGVGMTYFGNREHAWKAYINSVLANAANIDTRILFITYVGISKRDTDWIREQVEKYVHFDEIYFKQASPAVSVNCGPGTFGLLYMEK from the coding sequence ATGAAAGACATGTTGAGATATCTGTTCAAACCGTCAACCAATGACCGCGAAGCGATAAGATCAGCTTACTATGAATCGGTCCAGCCGACGCACGTCACGATGATCATAACGCTCCTCGCGGCAGTCATTTTCATGGTGATGACTTTTGTTTATCCGCCTTATTTCGGAGGCACTACCGTTCTTTATCACCAGATATGCTATGCGTGGGTCATCATAGTTGCAGTTATATGGTTGTTCGGCGCACATCATGCGATGAAGGATTTCGCAACGAGATACCGCACGATCTTTGTCCTAAACCATTTCATGGGTGTGACTCTCTTTGCCTGGGTAATATCTCTCATGATCGTTAATTACTGGGCAAGACACACAGTCGATACAACACTTTTCATGACCGTTGCGCTGGTAGTCCCGCTCTGCGTATACTTCAATCCGCTGGTATATTTCATCGTTGCGCTGACATCCAATGTTGCGGTAGTCTCGTTTCTTTACTATGCGGTCACCGTAGGTCATATAGAACCTAACCTTATGGCCAACTTCCTGATATTCGCAGTTTTCCAGCTCGTCATGGGAGTCATAATGTCCTACACGAAGTTCAGGTTAAACGAGCAGCTCGTAACTGCCGAGAAACAGCGTAAAGAGATCTACATGCTCAACAAGTCCCAGAACAGCTTCTTCTCGAACATGAGCCATGAGATCAGAACGCCTATCAACACCATCATCGGCTTAAACGAGATGATCCTTAGAGAAGACGTAAGCGAAGAAGTTATTGAAGATGCCGTAAACATCAAGGCAGCCGGCAAGCTTCTCTTAAACCTCATCAACGACATTCTCGACATGAGTAAATTCCAGTCAGGATCCATGCAGCTCCTGATCGAACCCTATCACACGGGTGACATGCTCTCTGATATCGTCGGAATGCTCTGGATCAGGGCAAAGGACAAAAAACTCGACTTTAACGTGGATGTCTCTCCCGATATCCCTGCAGAGCTCATCGGTGATGAAGTCAGAATAAAGCAGGTATTGATCAACGTCATCAACAATGCGATCAAGTACACCAAAGAAGGTTCTGTATCTCTCACCGTCCAGTGCGAAAAGAAGGACGATAAGACCTGCAACATGATCTATATGGTCTCAGACACAGGTATCGGTATTAAATCAGAAGATATCCCTTACCTCTTCTCAGCATTTAAGAGAGTCGATGAGACGACCACCAAGCACATCGAAGGAACAGGCCTCGGACTTTCTATCGTTAAGCAGCTCGTAGACCTCATGGGCGGTAAGATCACCGTAAACAGCGTCTACAAGAAGGGCTCCACCTTCATGATCGAGATCCCCCAGAGGATCGAGCGCGAAGGTTCCGTCGGCAATTACGACTTCGCGAAAGCAGGAAGCACAGGAAGAAAGAAGGAATATCTTCCCAAGTTCGAAGCTCCTGAAGCACGCATTCTCGTTGTTGACGACAATGAAGCAAACCTCATGGTCGTAAGCAAGCTCTTAAGAGATACGAAGGTCAGGATCGATACTGCCACGAGTGGCAGCGATGCACTCAGAAAAACACTCAACATCAAGTACAACGTCATCTTCATGGACCACCTGATGCCTGAGATGGACGGTATCGAATGCAGAAGACAGATCAAGGAACAGACAGGCGGAAGATGCAGAGAAACTCCTATCGTCATCCTCACTGCAAATGCCGATGAAGAGAACAGGGCTCTTTATGCCAGGGAAAACTTCGACGGCTATCTTGCCAAGCCTGTAAGCGGCGATGCACTTGAGAATGAACTCTATAACCACCTCCCGAAGGAGATCGTGCATATCACCGGCAACAGAAGCGAGATCGCTGAAGAATCCATCTCCTGGATGAGCGGTACAAGGAAGCGTAAGAGCATCGTCATCACCTCCGAGAGCGTCGCAGACCTCTCACCCGAACTGATCGAAAAGTACGGCATCGCGATAATCCCGCACAAGGTCAGAACGGAAGAAGGCCTTTTCAAGGACGGCAAGGAGATCGAGACCCAGGGCGTCCTCAAGTACATGGAAGATCCGAACCGCATCGTTCTTCCGCAGGGCCCTACAGTCAGGGAAGTCGAAGAATTCTTTGCCAAGCAGCTCGCCGGTGCCAATAACGTCATCCACATCTCGATCTCTTCCAAGATCGAGCACAGCGGATACGCACCGGCGCTCGAAGCATCGAAGTCCTTCGATAACGTTTTCGTAATCGACTCTGCACACTTATCCAGCGGTCAGGGTCTCATGGCTGTTGCAGCTGCCCAGATGGCCGAAAAAGGGCTTAGTGCCGAGCAGATCGTAAACGAGCTGGAACTCTGCAAGAAGAAGATCCACACGAGCTTCATCGTTGATAACTTGGACTTCCTCTCACGTGCAGGCCAGGTAGGCAACGGTACCGCAAACATCGTCAAGTCGCTTATGGGACGTCCCGTCTTAAAGCTCCGCAAAGGCAAGATGGGTGTCGGCATGACTTATTTCGGCAACAGGGAACACGCCTGGAAGGCTTACATTAATTCTGTTCTCGCAAACGCAGCCAACATAGACACGAGGATACTCTTTATCACCTATGTAGGTATCAGCAAGCGCGACACGGACTGGATCCGCGAGCAGGTCGAAAAGTACGTCCACTTCGACGAGATCTACTTCAAACAGGCCTCCCCTGCCGTTTCCGTAAACTGCGGTCCGGGTACGTTCGGTCTGCTCTATATGGAGAAGTAA
- a CDS encoding signal transduction histidine kinase, producing the protein MSINDRELFQTSHLTILISYTIFATILVVESLLLGWEKWALILIVGGIIAAWALHIRHNTPSNVRLWLYAVLMMGCYFFYGIHQTSTFDLALVMAAIIMLHTMTGRKTFITLCQFTFYITMAYEVVLMILSDEVFDILVISRLILHFVMIFFIGKFAKSIIDKWMQVLNKSKDEVVQLTEATEHLNDFLANVSHELRTPVNAIIGLTTLCIDKSKHREVEGDLIAVRDAGRKVAEQISDILDYSEIDRKKAVCNNEDYMLSSVLHDLVTDIKQYKSKNVELIIDVDPSIPAVMNSDVSKIKKILKALITNGLKYTQKGGVYVRITTVSHAYGVNLCIEVTDTGKGMTEYELEKVYDSFYQADSSRSRQGGGLGLGLAIASGFVSLLGGFMTIDSKPDVGTTVNVSIPQRVVDPLSCMSVAAPDKLCLGAFLHFEKYDHPAVRDYYNSMVLNIVKGLGIQMHRVNNAENLKLLHSSVHLTHLFIAEEEYNDNVDLIEDLAKEMVVAVVANEGIVLPKNTRVKVLEKPFYCFPVVSILNSAVDSKEERIKVLRCEGVRALVVDDESMNLVVAKSIFGRYGMKVTTVTSGQEAIDICREKVFDIIFMDHMMSGMDGVEAMKRIRTDVSGLNGSVPVIALTANAMSSAKQMFLNEGFDGFVSKPVEIDELERVLKQVLPKSAMSFVDADGQTEELPEEPEEEIKPENRNEKDFMTELRKSGIDTDAGLKYCVGDKEFYKSLLVQYATESAEKIGMMKKYYQVRDWHNYEILVHALKSTSKMIGITDLSEKARALEKAAKENEETYILQNHEAMIRDYGKIAGDIKNQLIYEEEEDPDDDVFEFEPENDGGDKV; encoded by the coding sequence ATGAGTATAAACGACAGAGAACTGTTTCAGACTTCGCACCTTACGATCCTGATAAGCTACACCATCTTTGCGACAATTCTTGTCGTTGAATCCCTCCTCTTAGGATGGGAAAAATGGGCTCTTATCCTCATAGTAGGCGGAATAATCGCCGCCTGGGCACTCCACATAAGGCACAACACGCCTTCCAATGTCCGCCTCTGGCTTTATGCGGTCCTCATGATGGGATGCTACTTCTTCTACGGAATACATCAGACGAGCACGTTCGACTTAGCTCTCGTTATGGCAGCGATAATAATGCTCCATACGATGACAGGCAGAAAAACATTCATCACGCTCTGCCAGTTCACGTTCTATATCACGATGGCTTACGAAGTCGTGCTCATGATCCTTTCTGATGAAGTTTTCGACATCCTGGTCATTTCGCGGCTTATCCTTCACTTCGTCATGATCTTCTTCATCGGAAAGTTTGCCAAGAGCATCATCGACAAGTGGATGCAGGTACTTAACAAGTCCAAGGACGAAGTCGTCCAGCTCACCGAAGCTACAGAGCACTTAAATGACTTCCTCGCAAACGTTTCACACGAATTAAGAACTCCTGTTAATGCGATCATCGGTCTTACGACTCTCTGCATCGACAAGTCAAAGCACAGGGAAGTCGAAGGCGATCTTATCGCCGTAAGAGATGCAGGACGCAAGGTCGCTGAACAGATCAGCGATATCTTAGACTATTCCGAGATCGACCGTAAGAAAGCCGTCTGCAACAATGAAGACTACATGCTCTCTTCCGTTCTCCACGATCTTGTTACCGATATAAAACAGTACAAATCGAAGAATGTCGAGCTCATCATCGACGTAGATCCTTCGATCCCTGCCGTAATGAATTCCGACGTTTCCAAGATCAAGAAGATCTTAAAAGCCCTTATCACAAACGGCCTTAAGTACACACAAAAAGGCGGCGTCTATGTGAGGATCACTACCGTCAGCCATGCATACGGCGTTAACCTCTGCATCGAGGTCACCGACACCGGCAAGGGCATGACCGAATATGAATTAGAGAAAGTCTACGACAGCTTCTATCAGGCTGATTCCAGCCGTTCCCGCCAGGGCGGCGGCTTAGGTCTGGGTCTCGCGATCGCGTCAGGATTTGTATCTCTTTTGGGCGGCTTTATGACGATCGACAGCAAGCCTGATGTCGGCACGACAGTCAACGTCAGTATCCCTCAAAGAGTTGTTGATCCTTTGAGCTGCATGTCTGTCGCAGCGCCGGACAAGCTCTGCTTAGGCGCTTTCCTGCATTTCGAGAAATACGACCATCCGGCAGTAAGAGACTACTACAATTCGATGGTACTTAATATCGTAAAGGGTCTGGGCATCCAGATGCACCGCGTTAATAATGCAGAGAACTTAAAGCTCCTCCACAGCTCAGTTCACCTGACCCACCTGTTTATCGCAGAAGAGGAATATAACGACAACGTAGACCTCATTGAGGACCTTGCAAAAGAAATGGTAGTCGCAGTAGTCGCAAACGAAGGCATCGTACTGCCGAAGAATACACGCGTCAAAGTGCTCGAAAAGCCGTTCTACTGCTTCCCTGTCGTATCCATACTGAACTCTGCCGTCGACAGCAAAGAAGAACGGATCAAGGTTCTCCGCTGCGAAGGCGTAAGAGCTCTTGTCGTAGATGACGAGTCAATGAACCTCGTCGTTGCAAAGAGCATTTTCGGTCGTTACGGAATGAAGGTAACTACGGTTACTTCAGGCCAGGAAGCCATCGATATCTGCAGAGAAAAAGTTTTCGACATCATATTCATGGACCACATGATGAGCGGTATGGACGGAGTCGAAGCAATGAAGAGGATCAGGACCGACGTATCAGGCTTAAACGGCTCTGTTCCGGTAATCGCTCTCACCGCAAATGCCATGAGTTCAGCCAAGCAGATGTTCCTTAATGAAGGTTTTGACGGCTTTGTCAGCAAGCCTGTCGAGATAGATGAATTAGAGCGCGTATTAAAGCAGGTCCTCCCCAAGTCGGCTATGTCTTTCGTCGATGCTGACGGCCAGACAGAAGAATTGCCGGAAGAACCCGAAGAAGAGATAAAGCCTGAAAACAGGAACGAGAAAGATTTTATGACCGAACTTCGGAAGAGCGGCATTGATACCGATGCAGGCCTTAAATACTGCGTCGGCGACAAGGAATTCTACAAATCGCTCCTGGTTCAGTACGCAACCGAATCTGCTGAAAAGATCGGTATGATGAAGAAATACTATCAGGTCAGGGACTGGCACAATTACGAGATCTTAGTCCATGCATTAAAGAGTACCTCCAAGATGATCGGCATAACTGATCTGTCCGAAAAAGCCAGGGCTCTGGAAAAAGCTGCCAAAGAGAATGAGGAAACCTATATCCTCCAAAACCACGAAGCGATGATCAGGGATTACGGGAAGATCGCAGGAGACATCAAAAACCAGCTGATCTACGAAGAAGAGGAAGATCCTGACGATGATGTTTTCGAGTTCGAGCCTGAGAATGACGGAGGTGATAAGGTATGA
- a CDS encoding diguanylate cyclase (GGDEF)-like protein, producing the protein MAKWIIVVDDDTANLKMAGHILSKNNMRVTAFKSGSSFLEYVKENGMPDLVLLDIKMPVMDGFETLDRLRKVEQEKGLMKTPVVFLTADEDVETETRGFEVGVSDFIRKPFNPDVLLRRIDNIMSNSQEIHVLKNEATIDKLTGLLNKGATGSELSKMCSEKTGCLMMIDLDSFKLVNDIYGHGMGDKVIIACADIIRKAMPTGSKCGRIGGDEFVAFAAGITYESDVAAISNEINDGITKSAKELMGDDMSIPLGASIGGIFVPRYGNDYNALLKLADKSLYAVKKNGKHGYGLYDDDVEDESDNALHDIQKISEILGERSIQDVALQLDKDSFSPVYRYVIRYILRHRINACKVLITLSPADGVKDNRFYDSVDEFGSHIRESLRKSDIFMRNGKDQYFVFLTDIRADSIDKVISHLVDNWDAKASEKMVITHEQEFVGSRQELIETKKVKKVVVVDDDVINLQVAGKILSAGGIHVTALRSGEALFDYLDKENELPNLILLDVKMPGMSGFDCIKKLHSLETQASKIPVIFLTADESEGAEREGLSLGAMDFIRKPFVPEILRLRVNNLIELVTLQNQLYFEVEQKTRENKDLFMQIVRSLAAAIDTKDVHTKGHSSRVAEYSRMIAKRSGFPDSRQDEIYVLALLHDVGKIGIPDGILNKPSTLTDEEFKAIKAHSALGASILKNIENDPKFELCAMYHHERYDGTGYPSGLKGTEIPEEARIIAVADAYDAMSSDRSYRPHLSQEKIRSELENGKGTQFDPDFAEIMLSILDEDKDYRLRG; encoded by the coding sequence ATGGCAAAGTGGATTATCGTTGTTGATGACGACACTGCCAACCTGAAAATGGCAGGTCATATCCTTAGCAAGAACAATATGCGTGTCACGGCCTTTAAGTCCGGCAGTTCTTTCCTGGAATATGTAAAAGAAAACGGAATGCCCGATCTCGTGCTTCTTGATATCAAGATGCCCGTTATGGATGGCTTTGAAACTCTCGACAGATTAAGAAAGGTCGAGCAGGAAAAAGGCCTCATGAAGACACCCGTTGTTTTCCTTACTGCAGATGAAGACGTCGAGACTGAGACAAGAGGTTTTGAGGTAGGCGTTTCAGACTTTATCAGAAAGCCTTTTAACCCTGACGTTCTCCTTAGAAGGATCGACAACATCATGTCAAATTCCCAGGAGATCCATGTCCTTAAAAACGAGGCCACTATAGATAAGCTCACCGGCCTTCTTAACAAGGGTGCGACAGGTTCAGAACTCTCTAAGATGTGTTCCGAAAAGACCGGGTGCCTCATGATGATCGACCTCGATTCTTTTAAGCTCGTAAACGATATCTACGGCCACGGGATGGGTGACAAAGTCATCATAGCCTGTGCTGACATTATCCGCAAAGCAATGCCTACAGGCAGCAAATGCGGCCGTATCGGCGGGGATGAATTTGTCGCTTTTGCAGCAGGCATCACCTATGAATCAGACGTTGCCGCAATATCAAATGAAATCAATGACGGTATAACAAAAAGCGCAAAAGAACTCATGGGCGATGATATGAGTATCCCGTTAGGTGCTTCGATCGGCGGCATCTTCGTTCCGAGATACGGCAACGATTATAATGCCCTTTTAAAACTCGCGGATAAGTCTCTTTATGCCGTCAAGAAAAACGGCAAGCACGGCTACGGCCTTTACGATGACGACGTGGAAGACGAAAGCGACAATGCACTTCACGATATCCAAAAGATCTCAGAGATCTTAGGCGAGCGTTCCATCCAGGACGTTGCACTCCAGCTCGATAAGGACTCTTTTTCGCCTGTATACCGCTATGTCATCAGATATATCCTGCGCCACCGAATTAACGCATGCAAGGTTCTGATCACGCTCTCACCTGCTGACGGTGTCAAGGATAACAGGTTCTATGACAGCGTCGATGAATTCGGAAGCCATATCAGAGAGTCTTTGCGCAAATCGGATATCTTCATGAGAAACGGCAAGGACCAGTATTTCGTATTCCTGACGGATATCAGAGCCGATTCAATTGATAAGGTCATTTCACATCTCGTGGATAACTGGGATGCCAAGGCATCTGAGAAAATGGTCATCACGCATGAGCAGGAATTCGTCGGAAGCAGGCAGGAACTTATAGAGACAAAAAAGGTCAAAAAAGTCGTTGTCGTTGATGATGACGTCATAAATCTCCAGGTAGCCGGAAAGATCCTGAGTGCCGGCGGCATTCACGTTACGGCTCTAAGATCCGGAGAAGCTCTTTTCGATTATCTGGACAAAGAAAACGAGCTGCCCAACCTTATTCTGCTTGACGTTAAGATGCCCGGCATGAGCGGCTTTGACTGTATAAAGAAACTACATTCATTGGAAACCCAGGCTTCAAAGATCCCTGTCATCTTCCTTACTGCAGACGAGAGCGAAGGCGCTGAGCGCGAAGGACTTTCCCTGGGCGCTATGGACTTTATAAGAAAGCCTTTTGTTCCGGAAATATTAAGGCTCCGTGTAAATAACCTCATTGAGCTCGTTACTTTGCAGAACCAGCTCTATTTCGAAGTCGAGCAGAAGACGCGAGAAAATAAGGATCTCTTCATGCAGATAGTAAGGTCTCTTGCTGCAGCGATCGACACCAAAGACGTCCATACAAAGGGCCACTCTTCCCGCGTTGCGGAATATTCCAGGATGATCGCCAAAAGAAGCGGTTTTCCGGATTCCAGACAGGATGAGATCTACGTTCTCGCACTCCTGCATGACGTCGGCAAGATAGGGATCCCGGACGGTATCCTCAATAAACCCTCTACACTCACCGACGAAGAATTCAAGGCCATCAAGGCACATTCTGCCCTGGGCGCTTCAATATTAAAAAATATCGAGAACGATCCGAAGTTCGAGCTGTGCGCAATGTATCACCACGAAAGATACGACGGCACAGGCTATCCTTCAGGCCTTAAGGGAACTGAGATCCCGGAAGAAGCGAGGATCATCGCTGTTGCCGATGCTTATGACGCAATGTCATCTGACAGAAGCTACAGACCCCACCTTTCTCAGGAAAAGATCAGGAGCGAACTCGAAAACGGAAAGGGCACACAGTTTGACCCTGATTTTGCTGAGATAATGCTGTCCATTTTAGATGAAGATAAAGATTACAGATTAAGAGGGTGA
- a CDS encoding ABC-type multidrug transport system ATPase subunit → MLEVKNVTKRYGKNVACNDVSFTLEPGTLTVLLGPNGAGKSTIIKSIIGFLKYDGSITVNGMVNKSVQARKILGYIPEMPSLYPSLTVIEHMEFIARAYKLTDYKDRINMLLERFELDDKRKKFGDELSKGMQQKLNLCLGLLPDPDIILLDEPLLGLDPHAIKELKNYIEEMRKAGKTMLISTHIIDSVDMLWDRTIIMQGGQIKANVTRAEVDESGKSLEDLFFEVTEGIEESSVKSEGEPQVSEGAPSV, encoded by the coding sequence ATGTTAGAAGTCAAAAACGTAACTAAGCGTTACGGAAAAAACGTCGCATGCAATGATGTATCTTTTACGTTGGAACCCGGTACGCTGACTGTCCTTTTGGGACCTAACGGTGCAGGTAAGAGCACGATCATCAAGTCGATCATCGGCTTTCTTAAGTACGACGGATCCATTACCGTAAACGGTATGGTCAACAAGTCCGTGCAGGCAAGAAAGATACTGGGATATATCCCTGAGATGCCGTCACTTTATCCTTCGCTTACCGTTATCGAGCACATGGAATTCATCGCAAGGGCATATAAGCTTACGGACTATAAGGACCGTATCAACATGCTTCTTGAGCGTTTTGAATTGGATGACAAGCGCAAGAAGTTCGGTGACGAGCTCTCGAAAGGTATGCAGCAGAAGTTAAACCTCTGCCTGGGCCTTTTGCCTGATCCCGACATCATACTTCTTGACGAGCCTTTGTTAGGCCTTGATCCCCATGCGATCAAAGAACTCAAGAATTATATCGAGGAGATGCGCAAGGCAGGCAAGACCATGCTTATCAGTACCCACATCATCGACAGTGTCGACATGCTCTGGGACAGAACGATAATCATGCAGGGCGGCCAGATCAAAGCGAACGTAACAAGAGCTGAAGTCGATGAGAGCGGCAAGTCTTTGGAAGACCTGTTCTTCGAAGTTACGGAAGGCATCGAAGAGTCATCTGTTAAAAGCGAAGGAGAGCCTCAGGTAAGTGAAGGAGCGCCCTCGGTATGA
- a CDS encoding putative ABC exporter: MRLFFYYASHSLLNTIRKVMKTWVALILVFIVFGCLMGFVGSLFDKKKGSSEPDQTSIIELDEGEGPGEEISLEDAVSEQAAKSKFAAFMDEHDLTKEMIVDIAISAIFLLVLATNILNSQNSSKIFLPADVPMLFSSPMKPQSVLMFRLLCTLGSSLLVSLFMLFQLPNLTINAGLPMWGAVSLVIVYALILVFSTLVQVIFYTITSRFKTGTGNIKTFLAAVYGAIALGFLAFTVIGKLDVVDGLFAYFASPKTHWVPFWGWLRGISYNACIGNITMSLVYLGLFVAACAVLVLVIWKLKADFYEDAMFAAEHKAEVMEGMKRSQKGGVVTRDKARKGKIDREGFHYGSGANVFLYKAVFNRFRFAKLKVFSTTMIIYTIIAGVVSWFAKDYTGGDPFFIPAAVLGAMAFYRTMGDPIREDTSKDFFLLIPEKPHKKLMYSLLGCLCVTAIDLLLPIVVSAVMLKTNPATVIVWFLFILSVSFFATVVGTLISLSLPKDQAQTLSVVVQMIFFYFGLTPSAAAVIIGILTGHVIIAVAVGAVINIIIGFLVSLFLPLVIGRK, encoded by the coding sequence ATGAGACTTTTCTTTTATTACGCTTCACACTCACTTCTTAATACGATTAGGAAGGTAATGAAGACCTGGGTTGCTTTGATCCTAGTCTTCATTGTATTCGGCTGCTTGATGGGCTTTGTCGGAAGTCTTTTCGACAAGAAAAAGGGTTCTTCTGAACCGGACCAGACCTCTATAATTGAACTTGATGAAGGTGAAGGACCCGGTGAAGAGATCAGCCTCGAAGATGCAGTAAGCGAACAGGCTGCAAAATCAAAGTTTGCAGCTTTTATGGACGAGCATGATCTCACGAAAGAGATGATCGTTGATATTGCTATCTCTGCAATATTCCTTTTAGTTCTTGCGACGAACATCTTAAATTCGCAGAATTCTTCGAAGATATTCCTGCCTGCCGACGTGCCGATGCTGTTCTCATCACCGATGAAACCCCAGTCAGTATTGATGTTCAGGCTCTTATGCACACTCGGATCATCATTGCTCGTGTCACTTTTCATGCTGTTCCAGCTCCCGAATCTGACTATTAATGCCGGACTCCCGATGTGGGGCGCTGTATCTCTGGTCATCGTATATGCGTTGATCCTGGTATTCAGCACGCTGGTACAGGTTATTTTCTACACGATCACATCCAGATTTAAGACAGGCACCGGAAACATTAAGACTTTCCTTGCTGCCGTATACGGCGCTATAGCTCTCGGGTTCCTCGCATTCACGGTTATCGGCAAGCTCGATGTTGTCGACGGATTATTTGCATATTTTGCAAGCCCCAAGACACATTGGGTACCGTTCTGGGGATGGCTCAGAGGCATTTCTTACAATGCATGCATCGGAAATATAACGATGTCTCTTGTATATCTGGGACTTTTCGTCGCAGCATGTGCAGTTCTCGTGCTCGTTATCTGGAAGCTCAAGGCTGACTTCTATGAAGATGCAATGTTTGCAGCTGAGCACAAGGCTGAAGTGATGGAGGGCATGAAGAGATCTCAGAAGGGCGGAGTTGTCACAAGAGATAAGGCGAGAAAGGGAAAGATCGACAGAGAAGGATTCCATTACGGATCCGGCGCGAATGTTTTCCTCTATAAGGCTGTCTTTAACAGATTCAGATTCGCAAAGCTCAAGGTATTCTCCACCACCATGATCATCTACACGATCATTGCAGGCGTTGTTTCATGGTTTGCAAAAGACTACACAGGCGGAGATCCGTTCTTCATCCCTGCTGCAGTACTCGGAGCCATGGCTTTCTACAGGACAATGGGCGATCCGATCAGGGAAGACACCTCAAAGGATTTCTTCCTCCTGATCCCCGAAAAGCCTCACAAGAAGCTCATGTATTCATTGCTCGGCTGCCTTTGCGTTACTGCGATCGACCTGCTTCTGCCTATCGTCGTATCTGCGGTAATGCTTAAGACAAATCCCGCAACGGTAATAGTATGGTTCCTTTTCATACTGTCCGTAAGCTTCTTTGCAACGGTTGTAGGAACGCTCATCTCCTTGTCGCTCCCTAAGGACCAGGCACAGACCCTATCGGTCGTAG